The genomic interval GTCTCACTGAGGCGGGATCCTTCCCAGGAAGTAGGAAAATCGCGGGAGGCCAAATGCTTCCTGAGGGCTCTCACGCCAGGCTCAGCTCCCGAATCCTGCTTCCTTCCATCGGATCAGCTCTGACTTCATGTTGAATAACTGGGCTCCTGTGCAAGATTTCCAGGACGAGAGATCGCTGCTGCTTAAAAAAGGCTTGCAGACATCAGACTCCTCCATTTtccaggtaaagaaactgaggctcaggagggaGGGTGGCTCCCCCAGATCACACAGAAGAGGGCGCTCTGTCTACCACGGGGGCCCTCTGACTCCAGGCAAGACTTCCCCCTGTTCCTGAGGACAAGGGGGCATGACATCTTGGCCTTGTATCTCCTGGGCCTGGGGGTCTCCAAAGCGCCAGGCTGGGCGGGTCGGGGGAAGGCACTGGGTGCCTGGTGGAGGATGGCAGCCGGGGGGCTGGCCTGGTTTGAGCCCCTCCTCGAGGCTGGGTGGTAGCTCCAGAGCCAGCCGGCAGGGGGCGCTGGAGCCCGGGGCTCGGCCGCCGCAGCGGAATAGACGGAGAAAATGGGCCAGGGATGGGGACCCGGCGGTGGCCCGGTGACACTCTCTGGGGCATGAGCACAGTGCCGCAGGGCGCTGTGGAGGATGAGCCGCCCTTGGTGGGGGTCAACGGGGGGCTGCGGGCACCTGCCCTCGACCTGGTGACCCGGCCTCCTCAGCGTTACTCCTACAGCTGGACTTGTCCCACCCTGACCTCACGCTCAGCGGTCATCCCGCTCCCTGCCCTTGGCCTCACTGCTTCATCTTCAGCTTCACGCTTTTGAGATCAGAAGTCAGGAGGAAACAGACGGAGAGTGCGGCCCAGGTCCGGCCAGTGTCCGCAGAGCAGGCCCCCAGCACCTGAGGTCGGCGACAGGTGTCCGGGAAGCTCGGGGGAGCAGGAGCTGCAGTGCAGAGcgtccccccacccctggttCCGGCTTGCGGCTCCCCGGGGGTCAGTGCGCCGGGCAGAaggcctgcctgggcgggcgcgAAAGGGCCGTGTGAGTGCCCCCCACCTGCCGCCCCCGGCTCGCTGCGCCTGCACCTGAGTGTGGGTGAGGGGGGCAGGTGGCCTGGCCAGGAGACAACTCGGCTCTGTTGAGAGACGCTGTGCCCACGTAGAAACGATAAAACGGTGGTGGGTACCATTTTCTGAGCGTCTGCTGTCTGCTCAGCGGTGAGCCGAGTGATCTATGTGCACGACGCCCGTCCCCTCTAGTCACCCAGCTGGGTACGATCAgctcctttttacagatgaggaactgaggctgcGCCCGCAACTAGACTCCTGGGTGGTGGccgggggaggggtgtggagcgGTGAAACGGAGCAAAAGGCATCGCTTATCCTCCGAGCACAGAGCTGGGTGTACATACCCCCAGGGGCACGCACACGTGCatcacacacgcgcgcgcacacacgcagAGGAATGAGCGCGTGTCCATGCTTGAgaatatacacatatgcacagcACGCCTAAACACATATGTGCATCCGGCCCCGACCACGTACACCCAGGTACATGCAGACACACCCATGGACCCACTCGGACCCCAGCAGGCTGTGCACACACACCCCCGCGTGCACACACAGAGTGCATGCACATACCTGAGCCCACACTCCCACTCCTCCCAGGTCTCTGTTCCTGACAAGCTCAAGGTGGCCCCAAGGCCCAGGtattttccttcatgttttctGGGGAAGAGAGTGAACCTGGctgcagagggaagaggaggggatgggggaggagggggcaggcagggcaAGGGTGGGCAGAGGGCCAGGATCTGAGACCTCAGCTAGTGAGAGAGGGCTTCAGAGTTCCAGACACTGCCCCCCGCACCCAAATCCCTGCTCCAACTCACCTGCAAGCAGGCCACCCCGATGCCCACCGCCCCCATGAGCAGCAGGTGGTCGGCCAGGAACTGCTCCAGCTTGGTGATGCAGCCTCCCTGTAACGTACGGAAGGCAGGTCACACACCCCTTGGCCCAGAAGTGCgtgaggatggggagggagggctggctGGGGCGCTACCTCCACCCAGCTCAGCGAGGCCAGATACTTAAAGGGCCGGGTCTAGCCTTTCAAGTGCCCGTGGGCTTCTCAGGTGGCCCAGGGGCGTGCCACGATGTCCCCGAATCTCCCAGGAGCGGCTGCCGCCCCCGGGCTTCGTGGGGACCTTGGAAGGCCCACCGCTGTCTCGTGGCCAGTGAGTGAGTATGATCTCCACCCCGCCCATCTCGAGCCTTTCCGGGCCGCCTGCCCGCCCCGGCAGGACGGGCACTTACCTCCACCTTGTAGATGTTGGAGGGGTGTGCCCGCTGGCCGCAGCGTGCCACCACGGTCTTGCAGCAGCTGTCGGGCACCCGGCGGCCCTCGGCCTCTGGAGACAGGATGTACGTGCTGTGCTGCCAGTCGGCCGAGCTGTTGCTTCCGCAGCATCTGAACTGGAGCAAGAGACGGGGCTGGAGGCGAGGAGACGCCCGGGGGGCGGGGCCCCCGAGCCCCTCGCTTCCCGGGCCGCAGGACAGCCTTCAGATCTTAATCCAGTCCCTCTCTGCTTCCGagatttcctcccttcccctcttttGAGCAGGAGCCTGGCTCTGCGGGGCCCTTCTCTTCAGGCGGGTGGAGAGCCGGTGGCAGGAACGCCCATCACCACCTTTTTTGTTCAGCCACATCCTTTAAGGAGATTGCGCTGGGTgtccctggggcagggagggtctGGGAGAAGATGTGGGGAGATGGGCGCCAGCGGGTCCCCCAGGGAGTGGGGCTGTGTACCACTGCGTGCAGGCCCAGGGCAGCACCAAACCACCAGGGGGTGCTTTCCTGGTCATCCAGGGAGGTAGGACACCCCCCAACCGGCACAGGGTCCCAGCCTTCCCAGAGGCTCAGATGCCCCCCAACCAGGCCTCGAAGCCTCAGATCCCCTAGACCTGCCAGACACAGAGGTGTCCCAGAGGCCACCACACAGCCAGCTCAGCGCTGAGCAGAGGGGCCGGCGTGAGTGCTGAACAAGACCAGGGTCTTCCGCACGGCTAAGGGGTGTGGGGAGCGCCAGCCCGGGCCTCAGGGGAGCCGGACAGCCGGACACGGTTTACTTCCTGCACCCCGAGTTGGGGGACTGAGCCTCAAGTCCCTGTAGGGGCCACAGAACACGGCTGTTGTGAGGCTCTCTGGTGCGTGGGGTGGAGGTACATTTAGTCCagttaacaagcatttattaggcgcctactgtgtgccaagagtGAGGCTAGGCCCTGGGCCTGAACTTGAGTCAGAAGCGCCTGGCTTTCCCAAGCTTGTCACTGACTATCGCGTAGTAGGAGGGACGGAGATGCTCACGTGGACGACATACGCCACGGGCCTGTGTTCACGCACGTACGGTGACCACGGGGGGCCCCTCGCTAACCGCCTCCTCTGTACTGGGCTCGTGGCCGAGTGCTTTACGTGACCCGCCGCTTTCAGGCCTCACAGCAGCCCTCGTGGAGGTACCTGGTCATCCCCATGTTACGGGGGGCAAAACTGAAGCCAGAGGGGCTAAGCGACCTGTGCAGGTGGCACACGAGGACAGTCCCGCGGGATTCCCAGCACCCGCCATGCTGTTCCCTGCTGTCTGTGCTGTTCCCTTCTGCCTGATTCCTCAGGTTCCTCTGCTGCCCCGCGGGACCTCCCTGCGCTTGGCCAGCCTCCCACATAGGAACCGTGCAGGTGCTTACATCCTGCTGTAGACGGTCTACGGAGGCTGTGATCTCCGCAGCGCCCGGCTGCCTGTAGTTCTCGGCCAGGGTCCGGGTCAAGTGCTGCTTCAGCTCTTCGCTCAGCTAAGGAGGGTGGAGAGGGAAGGTGCATCAGCAGAACCACCCACGGGCCCGCTGCCAGGCCCGCTCCAAGGCCGCGCCCACTACTCTAGAGCTCCTTGAACTTGAACGTTGCTATGGCTGAGGCCTCCCACACAGTGACCTGGGACCCCGGGCGGGAGGCGGGGTCCCTAGAGATGGTGTTGCAAAGGCTGGGGACCTGCGTTAGGGGGAGTGTGATGGGCAGAGCTGGGAGACAGGTGGGGCCCCAGAGCTCAAGGCTGGTGGGGGCGCGGGTGAGGCTAGGCACCGGGTGCCTTTAAGTCCAGTCGTCCCTCGGTACCTGGGGGGTGGTGCCAGGACTAGCACGGCTCTTCTGCGTTTGCTCAAGGCCCTTGTACATAATGAGATGGCGCAGTATCtgcatataacctacgcacatcCTTCCGTACACTTTgagtcatctctagattactgaTAATACCTAATGCAATGTAAACGCTgcgtaaatagttgtaaatacaatgtaaatgctacgtAAATAGTTGTGCACGGCGCTTTCACTAccgtgggcccgggttcgatgcctggttggggaactaagatcccgcaagccacgcagcacggccCCCCTcccacaacccccccccccccaaaaaaaaagttgTGCACGGCAGattcaagttttgccttttagaactttctggaatttttttttccaaatatttttgatctacgattggttgaatctgtggaccCAGAACCCATGAATATGGAGGGCTGTCTGTatctgttgatttttattttgattacgaggtgatattcaaaatatttacaatcgttaTCCTGAGGACATCCATCAGTCGTATGGGCGCTGGCGTGAAAGGACAGTGCAGTCATCTGTCTCTACCAGCCGAATATCACCCTTGAGTCACTGAGCACCCAGTGGGAGGGGACCTGACCATGGCATCCTTGTCCAATGCAGGCGGGCGAGGCCCAGAACCACCTTCATGTCGCTGCCTCCCCGCGCCCATGCACCCCTCCCCATGCTGTCCCTCCTGGGGGAGCCGATGGGGAGAGTACAAGGAGGACGCTTCACTCACCCTCTGGTAGTACACGTGGGCCAGGACCCCCGCCACCAGCTCAACAAGGAAGATCGCCAGCAACAGGCAGAAATACTAGGAGTGAGGAGAGAAGGTGGTCACGGCCGGGTCAAGCCTGGGCAGGCAGCCGGCCCTTCAGGACCTCTGACAAATGCTTCCCCAAAGCTGAGGGGGACTCCCATCACTCAcagcttcttcctcctcttcccagcaGCCCTGGACACACCCGCCTCTcctggctgctggcctggagttCCCCACTCCACCCTTCATGCACCGGTCTGCTGTCAGTTCATTAATCCGTCCACCCACCCaatgtttattaaacacctactgtatgccaggtatCGTTAAGTAGGGCAATTATTGGCCTCGATTGTTGGTGGAAGGGACAGATAAGTAAGTgactacaatgttgtgttataaaTGCTACTATGGGGCAGGCCCTAGAAACTATAGGAGGCCCCAGGTCAGGGAGGGCAgtcagagagggcttcctggaggaggtgacacctgAGTGGCATCTCTAAGGATGAGATGCCAGGTGAAGGAAGTGGGAAGCACATGCCAGGTGGAGGGGAGAGCGTGGGAAGCCTGGAGGGTGCAGAGAGCTCCGGGGCGTGGGGGGGGCTGCAGTTCAGGGAGTGGGGAGAGCCGGTGAGGCTGAGCGTGTTGATGCTGGCTGGGCAGCAGCAGCCAAGGCTGGGGAACAGCAAAGCAGAGATCCTGGGAAAGGCACCGCCCTTCAAGGCCCTGCAGGGGGCTCTAAATTCCCCTCACCACCGCTCCGCACATGTGTCACAGCCCTGCTGGCTGGCTTCCAGGCTGTGCACTCGGCTGTGACCGGCAGGAGGATGGGCCTgcatccctctcccactcccacctGGTGTCACTGCTTGGTCCTGGGGTGCTCTTACAGGAGCCAAGGGGACGGAAATGCATTCCAGGCCCACGTGgctgggaggggacagggagagggagaggaggaaggggaggaagaggagggcggTACTGTTGTCTGCAAGAGGCCCCTCTGGGGCAGCTCAGCCCCTCCCCCTGAGCACTGGCTGGTGCCGCCTCCTTCCCCCCAGGGCCGCCCACCCGCCTGGCCACGCCAGGGCCGCAGCCCCTGGTCACTGGATCACTGGATCACTGGGTTCCAGGGAAGGCTCCGCCTGGGGGCGAGCTCTGAAACTCCAGGGCTTATCAggtagggaaaggaaggagggaggggatacagaTGGCAAGGAGACAGTTGCAGGGCGGGGACTGCGGGGCCAGTTCCGAGGTGATGCCTGTCCATGGGCCTGCAGGCCTGGCCCAGACACCTCCCAGCCCACAggggagctgcacagagaaagaaCTTTCCACCCAACAGCCAGGCTTCCTTTCAAGTTAAGTgaatcccgccccccccccatcttACTGGGCCCCATCCCTCCCAGCATCAGAGCTGCCAGTGGTGGGGAAGCGGGGATGGGGGGAAGCGTTCCCAGTCTCTGCAGGAGCGGAGACCGCCGGGC from Balaenoptera ricei isolate mBalRic1 chromosome 10, mBalRic1.hap2, whole genome shotgun sequence carries:
- the TSPAN11 gene encoding tetraspanin-11, whose product is MAHYKVEQDDWLTVYLKYLLAVFNFFFWMGGAAVMAVGVWTLVEKSGYLGVLASSTFAASAYILIFAGTLVMVTGFLGFGAVIREDRSCLSAYFCLLLAIFLVELVAGVLAHVYYQRLSEELKQHLTRTLAENYRQPGAAEITASVDRLQQDFRCCGSNSSADWQHSTYILSPEAEGRRVPDSCCKTVVARCGQRAHPSNIYKVEGGCITKLEQFLADHLLLMGAVGIGVACLQICGMILTCCLHRRVQLHFY